The following are from one region of the Mauremys reevesii isolate NIE-2019 linkage group 2, ASM1616193v1, whole genome shotgun sequence genome:
- the LOC120396384 gene encoding sphingomyelin phosphodiesterase 5-like: MVLRESPFPNRLLSGLYSLGQFLLFPSYWATDCLLDLRETTAERQQHRCCPLRALLTGPLLLLLLILSMPGALLGLLLWLPLQAARRPFAYKHNVLSRHPEVWELPGKSKAFGFVSANVCLLPNGLAKFSNLGQMKQRVARIGQRLTQGEAGASFASPRSSQFLLPSKYGATAASPPRPESHARRPGASVVIEVPDGEGEAGPGEISVPFPPDVDFVCLQEVFDQRAGARLCQLLSPFYEHIVYDVGAYGLQGCCTLKVFGSGLFLASRYPVLAAQYRCYPECSGEDALSAKGLLSVQVELGAADGQRIVGYLNCTHLHAPAADAQIRCSQLTQGLFWAQLFQDTHTQHGDVVAFDVFCGDFNFDNCSSGDELEQTHEIFRQYQDPCRVGPRQDRPWAIGTLLNYLHIHEEAVSTPEKLKRTLEQEEGRRTYLAGPILQDGRPDPSAAGSPWEGRRIDYILYREHPAPISLTTEVETFSFITQLAGCSDHMAVGLRLLLNPAPQWQQQV; the protein is encoded by the exons ATGGTCCTGCGGGAGTCTCCGTTCCCGAACCGGCTCCTGAGCGGCCTCTACAGCCTGGGCCAGTTCCTGCTGTTCCCCAGCTACTGGGCCACCGACTGCCTCCTCGACCTCAGGGAGACCACGGCGGAGCGGCAGCAGCACCGGTGCTGCCCGCTGCGGGCACTGCTCACCggccccttgctgctgctgctcctcatcCTCTCCATGCCTGGCGCCCTCCTGGGCCTGCTGCTGTGGCTCCCCCTGCAGGCTGCCCGCAGGCCCTTCGCCTACAAACACAACGTGCTCTCGCGCCACCCGGAGGTGTGGGAGCTGCCGGGCAAAAGCAAGGCCTTCGGCTTCGTCAGCGCCAACGTCTGCCTCCTGCCCAACGGCCTGGCCAAGTTCAGCAACCTGGGGCAGATGAAGCAGCGGGTGGCCCGCATCGGCCAGCGCCTCACGCAGGGGGAGGCCGGCGCCAGCTTCGCCAGCCCCAGGAGCAGCCAGTTCCTGCTGCCCTCCAAGTATGGGGCCACGGCGGCCAGCCCACCGCGGCCAGAGAGCCACGCCCGCCGGCCTGGCGCCAGCGTGGTGATTGAGGTCCCCGACGGGGAGGGAGAGGCTGGGCCCGGGGAGATCTCGGTGCCCTTCCCGCCGGACGTGGACTTCGTGTGCCTGCAGGAGGTGTTTGACCAGAGGGCGGGCGCCCGCCTGTGCCAGCTGCTGAGCCCCTTCTACGAGCACATCGTGTACGACGTGGGCGCCtacgggctgcagggctgttgtACTCTCAAGGTGTTCGGCAGCGGGCTCTTCCTGGCCAGCCGCTACCCCGTGCTGGCCGCCCAGTACCGCTGCTACCCCGAGTGCTCCGGCGAGGACGCGCTGTCTGCCAAGGGGCTGCTGTCCGTGCAG gtggagctgggggcagcagaCGGGCAGCGGATTGTGGGCTACCTGAACTGCACACACCTGCACGCGCCAGCCG CCGATGCTCAGATCCGCTGCAGCCAGCTCACCCAGGGGCTCTTCTGGGCGCAGCTGTTCCAGGACACCCACACGCAGCACGGGGACGTCGTCGCCTTCGACGTGTTCTGCGGGGACTTCAACTTCGACAACTGCTcctcag GGGATGAGTTGGAGCAGACCCATGAGATCTTCCGCCAGTACCAAGACCCATGCCGAGTGGGGCCCAGGCAGGACCGGCCCTGGGCCATAG GCACCCTGCTGAACTACCTGCATATCCACGAGGAGGCCGTGTCGACCCCAGAGAAGCTGAAAAG GACCCTGGAGCAAGAGGAGGGCAGGCGGACGTACCTGGCGGGTCCCATCCTGCAGGACGGCCGCCCCGACCCCtcggcagcagggagcccctggGAAGGGCGCCGCATCGACTACATCCTGTACCGCGAgcaccccgcccccatcagccTGACCACG GAGGTGGAGACGTTTTCCTTCATCACCCAGCTGGCCGGCTGCTCGGACCACATGGCTGTGGGGCTGCGGCTGCTCCTGAACCCTGCACCGCAGTGGCAGCAGCAAGTGTGA